Below is a window of bacterium DNA.
GAATAATCAAAATCACGTTGCATAAATTTTGTTCGTATTTGAGAAGCGTCATGCATGTAGCAGGAGATTCCGAAGTACAAAGAAGTTTTATTATAGAATACAACCACTTTTGTTTTTTCAGAAGATGGTTGACCATAATTAAGTTCACGCTGTGTGAAGGTTTCAATGCCAGACAATTGCCAAATGGGTTTGTCTAATTTGGCCCGGCGCCGCCCCGCCCCCGCTCTGTCCCAGGCCAACTTCTTCATCGCACCTTGGATCGGCGGCCTGCCCAGGGCCACGGCCCGGGGGCGCCTGTGAGCGGTCATAATGCGCCGGCCGCTTGCTGTGGCGGCTGAGTGTGGCCGGCGCATTGACAGTCGAGCAGCTGATGAGTGCTCTCGCGGACTGAAGGGCGTCAGGGCGAGACGGAAGCGAACGGGCGCCCCCGGGCCGGGGCCCGACACGGATGCCGGGGAACGGGTCCGGCCCGGGACACCGCATACGCGTCGCAGGACGGCCGATTTGCCCCCCGCTCCCCGATCGTGTAGAATCCCGCCCCAAAACTATAGAGAGAAACAGGAAGAGAAAGAGGAGGAAGCAAGCAGTGGTCATGGAAAAAGAGGAGAAGACCGGAGTCATCAGCACCTACCGGCTCCACGAGAGCGACACCGGCTCCCCCGAGGTGCAGGTGGCCCTGCTCTCGGAGCGCATCAAGTACCTCCAGGAGCACTTCAAGACCCACACGAAGGACCACCACTCGCGCCGGGGCCTGTTGAAGATGGTCGGCCAGCGCCGCCGTCTGCTCAACTACCTCAAGCGCGCCGACATCAAGCGCTACCGCGAAATCATCGAGCGCCTCGGCATCCGCAAGTAGCGGCGCCGGAGCCCTTCAGACGAAAAGGACGGAAAACATGAGCGTCACACGTGTCTCTATGGACCTTGGGGGCCGCACCCTCACCCTCGAAACCGGCAGGATGGCCAAGCAGGCCGACGGCGCCGTCTTCGTGACCTACGAGGGCTGCGCGGTGCTCGCGACCGCGGTCGCCGCCGACGCGCCCCGCGAGGGCGTCGACTTCTTCCCGCTGACCGTGCACTACCAGGAGAAGCAGTTCGCCGCCGGGAAGATCCCGGGCGGGTTCTTCCGCCGCGAGGGCCGCCCCGGCGAGCGCGAGATCCTCGGCTGCCGGCTGATCGACCGGCCGCTGCGCCCGCTCTTCCCGAAGGGCTTCCGCAACGACGTGCAGATCATCTGCAACGTCTACTCCGCCGACCAGGTCAACGAGACCGACATCCTGGCGCTCAACGGCGCCTCGGCGGCGCTGACGATCTCGCGCGTCCCGTTCGACGGCCCGGTCGGCGCGGTCCGCATCGGCCAGGTCGACGGGCAGCTGGTCGTCAACCCGACCACCGAGCAGATCGCCGCCGGCACCCTGAACGTGGTGATCGCCGGCACCGCGGACGCGATCCTCATGGTCGAGGCCGGCAGCCGCGAGGTCAGCGAGGAGACCATCGTCCAGGCCCTCCTGCTCGGCCAGGAGCAGATCGGCAAGCTCGTCGCGCTGCAGCTCAAGCTGCGCGACGCCGCCGGCGCCCCGCCCGAGAAGATGGCCTTCACGCCCGCGACGCTCGAGCCCGAGCTCAAGCGCGTGCTCGAGGCCGAGTACCTCGAGCAGCTGCGCGAGGCGATGCTCGTGCCCGGCAAGTTCGCGAAGGAGGACGCGGTCAAGGCGGTGCGCGAGCTGGCGTTCGAGGAGTTCGCCGAGTTCGCCAGCCCCGGGGTCGACCGCAAGAAGGAGATCGCCGCGATCTTCGCCGACATGGAAAAGCGCGAGGCCCGGCGCATGATCGCCGAGGAGGGCCGGCGCGTCGACGGCCGCAAGCTCAACGAGATCCGCCCGATCACGGGCGAGGTCGGCCTGCTGCCGCGCACGCACGGCTCGGCGCTCTTCACCCGCGGCGAGACCCAGGCGCTCGCGGTGACGACGCTCGGCACCTCCGAGGACGAGCAGATCATCGACGACCTCGGCCTGGTCACGCGCAAGCGCTTCATGCTGCACTACAACTTCCCGCCGTTCTCCACCGGCGAGGCGAGCATGCTGCGCGGCACCAGCCGCCGCGAGACCGGCCACGGCGCGCTCGCCGAGCGCGCGCTCTCCCAGGTGCTCCCGCCGAAGGAGCGCTTCCCCTACACGGTGCGCGTGGTCTCCGACATCCTCGAGTCCAACGGCTCCTCCTCGATGGCCACGGTCTGCGGCGGCTGCCTCTCGCTGATGGACGCCGGCGTGCCGATCGCGTCGCCGGTGGCCGGCATCGCGATGGGCCTCGTCGCCGAGGGCGGCGGCTTCCACATCCTCTCCGACATCCAGGGGGTCGAGGACCACTGCGGCGACATGGACTTCAAGGTCGCCGGCACCGCGGCCGGCATCACCGCGCTGCAGATGGACCTCAAGGTCAAGGGGCTGACCCGCGAGGTCATGGCGCGGGCCCTGGCGCAGGCCCGCGAGGGGCGCCTGCACATCCTCGGGAAGATGGCCGAGGCGCTGGCGACCCCGCGCGCCGACATCTCGGCGTACGCGCCGCGCATCCTCACCATGAAGATCAAGGTCGACAAGATCCGCGACGTCATCGGCTCGGGCGGGAAGACGATCCGCTCGATCATCGAGCAGACCGGCTGCAAGATCGAGGTGCAGGACGAC
It encodes the following:
- the rpsO gene encoding 30S ribosomal protein S15; this translates as MEKEEKTGVISTYRLHESDTGSPEVQVALLSERIKYLQEHFKTHTKDHHSRRGLLKMVGQRRRLLNYLKRADIKRYREIIERLGIRK
- the pnp gene encoding polyribonucleotide nucleotidyltransferase, whose translation is MSVTRVSMDLGGRTLTLETGRMAKQADGAVFVTYEGCAVLATAVAADAPREGVDFFPLTVHYQEKQFAAGKIPGGFFRREGRPGEREILGCRLIDRPLRPLFPKGFRNDVQIICNVYSADQVNETDILALNGASAALTISRVPFDGPVGAVRIGQVDGQLVVNPTTEQIAAGTLNVVIAGTADAILMVEAGSREVSEETIVQALLLGQEQIGKLVALQLKLRDAAGAPPEKMAFTPATLEPELKRVLEAEYLEQLREAMLVPGKFAKEDAVKAVRELAFEEFAEFASPGVDRKKEIAAIFADMEKREARRMIAEEGRRVDGRKLNEIRPITGEVGLLPRTHGSALFTRGETQALAVTTLGTSEDEQIIDDLGLVTRKRFMLHYNFPPFSTGEASMLRGTSRRETGHGALAERALSQVLPPKERFPYTVRVVSDILESNGSSSMATVCGGCLSLMDAGVPIASPVAGIAMGLVAEGGGFHILSDIQGVEDHCGDMDFKVAGTAAGITALQMDLKVKGLTREVMARALAQAREGRLHILGKMAEALATPRADISAYAPRILTMKIKVDKIRDVIGSGGKTIRSIIEQTGCKIEVQDDGTINIASVDENSAKKAMAIIKELTAEAEIGRIYEGRVKRVMDFGAFVEIFAGTEGLCHVSQLAEHRVNNIHDEVKEGDTMPVKVIDIDRDGKIKLSRKEALRERGGQAGAPGGGHSHGGPRNHGGH